A stretch of DNA from Candidatus Bathyarchaeota archaeon:
TCATGGTATGCTGGTACTCCTGATGGTTTAAATCACCAAATCCAAAATCTTTTTACTCATAAACTTGGACCTGGAAGCCTTCCTTTAGTAATGCAGGATGGTCCCAGAATTTTTGTTAGTCTTATTGTTCCTCATGCAGGATACATGGCTTCTGGTCCTGTAGCTGCCCATGCATATTATCATCTTGCTTTTGATGGAAAACCTGATGTTATCGTGATTTTAGGTCCCAACCACACTGGACTTGGAAGCGCAATCTCTCTCATGAACGAAGGCGCCTGGCGAACACCCTTAGGGGATGTTCCAATTGACACTCAAATCGCCAATGAGATTTTACAAAATTCTGACGTCATAGATATAGACGACCGTGCCCACCTTCGCGAGCATTCTATTGAAATGCAGTTGCCTTTTCTTCAGTATCTTTATGGTTCTGAATTCAAGTTTGTTCCCATATGTTTTATGATGCAAGACCTCGATACCAGTCGTGAAGTTGGAAAAGCAGTTGCGGCTGCTTTGAAGAACAAAAACGGATTGGTTATTGCATCAACTGACCTGTCCCATTATGAACCTCAAAGTCAGGCAGAAAAAAAAGACAAACTAGCCATAGATGCTGCCCTTGAGATGAATGAAGAAAAATATTATCGTAATGTAGACTTGTTTGGAATTTCTACTTGTGGTTATGGTCCTACAGTTGCTGCGATAACTGCGGCAAAAAAGTTGGGTGCAAAAAATTCAAACTTGTTGTGCTATGGGACCAGCGGTGATGTTTTGGGGGACAAATCTGCTGTAGTGGGCTACACCTCGATTTCATTCAGTAAATAAAATATTTTTAGAATATATATTCAGTAATAAGGAATGTTTATATATAATTATATTATATAATGATAATTAACTGAATGAGTGTGAGTAAATATGGCAACACCAATCGTAAATGAAAACAAACCTGAACTAGAACTAAACGAATCTTTAACCTTCAAAGAGCTCGCTAATATCTGGTTCTTCCCAAGAATCTAACAAAACAACCAATCACGCTCTGCCACAATTAACAACTCTTTTTGGCACAATAAGCAAACTCGAGGTGACCCCTACAAACCCCAACTTAAACCCCCAATTTTCCCTTCATTTTGTCTCCTTTTTATTACCTCTTTTTTGTAAAACATGATTTACCTAAAAGTATTTTATTTAATCCCCGTAATTGTGTTTTGAGTTGTTTTCAATGGGAAAAGGTTCTGGCTTTGGAAAAACAATTTTGTTTGGTGAACATTTCGTTGTTCATGGTGTACCTGGAATTGCTTCGGCAGTTGACTCTGCAGCTGATTCAGAAGTAAAAAAAATTGCGCAAGGCATCAAAGTAACTGACGAAAGAACTGGCGCAAAGGGTTATGCAGAAAAAAAGAAACTTCAGCAGGTAGAATCCATCGAAAGAATGTTAGTAGCAATGGGGATGGACCCAAAAAATGTTGGTCTAGATATTTGGTTGGGTGGAAATCTTCCTGGATTCAGTGGTCTTGGTGCTTCTGCAGCAAGTAGTGTTGCAATTGCCCGTGCAATCTCTGAAGAATTTGGTTTGAATTTATCAGATGAAAAAATTAATGACGTTTCTTATGAAGCAGAGAAAGCGTACGCAGGTAACCCGTCAGGAATTGACAACACAGCCGCAACTTTTGGTGGTTTGATTTGGTTTAAGAAAAACCTGCAAAGTGGCATAAACGAAATCG
This window harbors:
- the mvk gene encoding mevalonate kinase, with the protein product MGKGSGFGKTILFGEHFVVHGVPGIASAVDSAADSEVKKIAQGIKVTDERTGAKGYAEKKKLQQVESIERMLVAMGMDPKNVGLDIWLGGNLPGFSGLGASAASSVAIARAISEEFGLNLSDEKINDVSYEAEKAYAGNPSGIDNTAATFGGLIWFKKNLQSGINEIEQLNIWEPVEIVIGNTGIVANTKAMVSGVAERKQANPEKYDPIFKQAEELAIKGKSALDAFDLKKVGELMNQNHALLQQIEVSSKELDYLVDLARKLGAYGAKMTGGGGGGCMLALTPGKDLQEKVATSIENEGLQVLRTKIGVRKM
- the amrB gene encoding AmmeMemoRadiSam system protein B, with protein sequence MKLRYPAVAGSWYAGTPDGLNHQIQNLFTHKLGPGSLPLVMQDGPRIFVSLIVPHAGYMASGPVAAHAYYHLAFDGKPDVIVILGPNHTGLGSAISLMNEGAWRTPLGDVPIDTQIANEILQNSDVIDIDDRAHLREHSIEMQLPFLQYLYGSEFKFVPICFMMQDLDTSREVGKAVAAALKNKNGLVIASTDLSHYEPQSQAEKKDKLAIDAALEMNEEKYYRNVDLFGISTCGYGPTVAAITAAKKLGAKNSNLLCYGTSGDVLGDKSAVVGYTSISFSK